The genomic interval ATATCCAATAATTCTCCAGAAAATGGGGGAATTTGACGGATAAGTGACCTGATAGCAACGTGCTTAGGTCAATACTGGGGACAAGGCGCACCTTTTTAGGCTAGGTCAGAGCTTCCCTAAACCCCCGCCTCGCTCCGATGATCGGCCGAAGGGTACCAACCCACAGGATCTGGCGCCAAGACATAAGAGGTTCCCTAGTCCCCGGATTTTTATAAGATTTGCTCATTTTCTCAAGCTTTTTCCCGCTAGCCGAAAAAGAGCACCCCAAAAATCCCCGATATCAACCAATTTTTTATCATCACCGACTTTGCGTATGGCTGCAAAGACGGCATTGGAATCAAGATTCTGGCTCCAATCGGAATGGAACTGTTTTTCCAATTTCAGAGTGTCCCATCCTTTCAATAACACACCCATTTCCCGATTGTCTTCCAGACTGGTCTGGGTAAAATTCTCCGACCCAATGAAGGCCAGATGGTTGCCAACGATCATCTTGGCGTGCATGTAGATGGGTTTCTTGGGCATCAGCCGCACCTGGCAGCCATGCTGCTCCAAGAAAGCCACATCGCGGCGATCCTCGGTACTGATGGTGGCCGGCAAAATCATCCGCAGATCCTTCCCTTTTGTTGCCAAGGCATCGAGGATGGTCTTATAGGGCCCCAATTCTTCGGACTCCACATCAACCGTCCCCGGCTGATCGATGACCTGTAAAAGCTGCGATGCCGAAGTGCCAGGCGAAAGGACCAGAACCCGATGCGTCCAGGCGGGCGCATGCTGGCGGTTCCAATCCGCGTCGAACACCGCTTGCACCGCGCGAACGATCGTCGGATTGGTCGTGTCATACAGATACTCCCGATTCCGGTGGAAAGCCGACCAGTCCATGTTGGCCGTGCCAATCTCGGCCTCGTGGCCATTCACACAATACTTGGCATGGTAGAACCGATAGGCGCCGTCGCCGCTCACGAACCGAGTGGGGACGTAGCGAAAATACGCCCCCGTCGCTTCGATGGCGCGAACTTCCTTTTGCACCTGCCAGGGCTTCATCCCGTAGGGCTTCGGCTCCACCATGATGCGGACGTCCACGCCTCGGTGCTCGGCATCCCGCACCGCGGCCAAGATTCGGCGATCGTCGAGGTAGTACACCCCGATATCGAGTTGATGACGGGCGGAGTCGATGACGTTCAAAATCGGCGCTGGGCCGGCGTTCGGTTCGATATACAAAGGCACGCGCAACCTCTAGGGATCCGGGAAACCTTTTCAGATTTTAGGGGAAGAGCACGGAAAATGCCCTCCTGCCCATAGCACCGATGGTTTCGTCTGTTGCTGGATAGAGGTATAGCCAAAGGGCAGGGCGGAAAGCGCACAAACCAGCGCAGCCCCAGTTTGGCTCAAGAAGATGTGCCCTTGCGACGCTGGTTGTGGCGAATGACTGTGGACTGAACGGCGAGGAAAGGGGAGAGCGACGCGAACCCCTCGGGCGCGCCAACTCAAGAGCCATCGGTAAACTCTCAGAGTTCGTTGCTCAAGAAGACCCTCCGGCGCCCGGCGGCTTTTGCTGCGTACAGTGCCTTATCGGCGTCGATGATGCAGTCCTCCAGTTCCATGCCCGAACGCCACTGCGTGATTCCAGCGCTGAAGGACACCGTAAAGCTCCCGTCTCGGACCATCGTGGGTTGTCTATCCAGCTCGTCCTGCACGCGCTCCAGGACACTGCGGGCCTTTTCTGCGGTGGAGTTGGGTAACAGGGCGACGAGCTCCTCGCCGCCGTAGCGGGCAAAACTGTCCGTCGCGCGCAAGGCGCGGCGAAAGGTTTCGCAAAAGTTGATCAGCACACGATCGCCCAGATCGTGTCCATAACGATCATTGATCCGTTTGAAGCGATCCAGATCCACGAGGGCAAGGACGAGGCTCTGGTTATGCCGCTCTGCACGGGCCTTTTCCCGCCGGAAGACCTCTGCCAGACCGCGACGGTTGAGCGCGCCGGTGAGTGGATCGACGTGCACCAGAGCGCTGACCGTCGCGAGTTCTTCCTCCAGTTCGTGGATCTTGTTCTGGGCCCGTCGCAATTGCTCGCGCGCATCCTTGAGAACAGCCAGGGAGCCGGCCGTCTTTTCGCGCAGGCGCTGACTGGTCTCGAGGACGCCGGTGACGATTCGGCGAATCTGCTGCCAGTCCTCTGCTACTTCCAGGTTTTGCGAATAGACCGCCAGCGCATTCTGTGCCTCGGCACTATCCTGACTGAAGTTCTCCAGGCTCTCGAAGATCAGCGTCATCAGATCGTGCAGGGCACGACGGGCTGCACCAATGCTGGATTGCCGCTGCTCCTGCTGCAAAACCAGAGTCTTCAGACTACCAACCCCAGTTTGCACACGCTGCAGGCGCAAAGGCGGATGCAGGCTACTCTCGAGAATTTCCATCTGTCCCAAAAGCCAACGATCATCCTCGACCAGGCTCTTGATATTGCGCAGAAAAATATGGACGAGTTCAGACAGGGCGGCACTGAGGCGCGCGCCATCGGTCTCCAGTTGGTCGAGGCGTTGCCACAGTTGGCGGCTGCCCTGGAGCAGCTGCTGGAGATCGGGGGCATCTGCATTCAGTTCGGCTTCGAGTTGTCGAAGGATGGGGGCGGCCTCCCCATCCTCGCGCAGGCTCGCGGCGAGCCCCTGAAAAATGCTGCGGCGCCAGAGTTCCCGCCAGGCTTCCTGGGATCCTCGCGCAATCGGATCCTCTTCCACGCCGGCAGTGGCTGGCGGCACCCGGCGCGTGGGCTGCTTTTCCCAATTTTTCACCAAAGCCGTGAGCTTGTGGTACAGGGTGGTGTTGCTACTGTACTTCAAAACCTGCTCTCGGCTCATGATCTTTTGCAGGTGTGTGAGATTTTCCTGGTCGCGCTCCCACTCCCGGAACCAACGACTCAGGAGCGTTGCCCAGTGGTATTCCGTTTCATCGCAGGCATTCGCGGCAGACGTGTCGGCGGCTGTGGCCGAGGTTTCGGATACGGCTTCCGGACCAAGCTTTTCCGTGCAAACCTCGTGGTAAACGCGGGCATAATTCTCCGGAGTTGGTGCCGCCTTGCGATTGGCCAGATGGCGCAGGGTCTCGCGAGCGATCTCGGTGGCGTTTACGGTCGACATGGTGAATCCCGCTGTGGCTTTTTCTATCGGCTTAGAGTAAGCCAGGATCAGCCCATGGAATAGCTGACTACGGCGCGGTTTCTGCCCGTTTCTTTAGCCTGATACAAGGCCTGATCGGCAGTCTTGAGGATAGCCTGCGGATCGCCACCTTTCTGCAGCGGAGCAAGGCCCACCGATACCGTGATGCTGAGGCCAGATCCATCGTCCTCACGCAAACGCTCGATGGCACGGCACAGTCTGTCTGCCATGCCCACGGCACACTGTGGATGCAGTTTCGGAAGGAGGGCGATGAATTCGTCGCCGCCGAAACGATAAAGGCCGTCATAGCGGCGCAGCGACTCGCGTAAACGCTGGGCGACCCGAGTGAGCAACCGATCTCCGAGGAGATGGCCGTGTCGATCGTTCAAAAACTTGAAACCATCGACATCGATCATGGCGACAAAGCAATCCTGGCCACGATCCACCAGCGCCTGCTCGCGCAGCAGATCGCGCTCGAATTGCCGACGGTTGGGAAGGCCCGTCAGTGCATCACGCTCGGCAAGGTACTGGCTGTGCGCAATGACCTGGTCGCTGACCGTCTTTCCAAAGGCGGAAACCTGGCGCAGCGTGCCCTTCGCATCGGGTAGACGACAAAAACTTGACGGATCAGCACCAGCCAACTGGTGCAGGAGATGATGGCACTCGTGTTGCAGCTCGTGCCAGAGCGTTTTGTGTTCTGGCGGTAGTCGCGTTTCTGGATCGTGCAGGGCGGCAAGAAGTCGCCGCTCGCTTTGCCGTGTCGCGGTCAAAGGCGGATCGTCTGCAAGCCACGTCTGCCAGAAATCCTGCCAGGCCCCGTGAAGTTCAAGCAGATCCTCAAAAAACCGCGAACTGTCGTCCGCCAAGCCCATAGACGGCAACTCAGACGACAATAGTTTGGTTCGGACCATGTTCCAACCTCCTATGGTTGGTACATATATAGCAAAAGGCGTGCCCGGCCGGATTCCGAGATGCAGCGAGCCACCCTTCAGAAAAACGGATCGTGTGTCGTAGAACCAGCTGTTGCTGGCCAACAGGATACGTCCATGACCACTCTGTCGCCAAACCGTCCCTGTTCCGCGGGTGTCTCGCCGAGGGCGGGCACGCTGCATTACCTCGCGCTGGACTCCATCGCACGGGTGGTCGAGCGACTTGCGGGCAGCACTGACCTACGTGAGCGTCAACTCCTGCTGCAACGTTTGACGCGCTTGGAGGCGCTCATCTATTGGCAGCTTTTTCACCTGGGAAAGAGCTCACGGCAGGATCTGGCCATCCAGGGCGATCGCCTGCTGCGGCTGCTCCTCCTGCGGCTGGCCCACCTGCGGATTTTTGGTGATTACGGTGTGCTCGGAGAATGTCGAGACATCCTCTCGGCGCTACAGCGTTTTTTGCAGGCATGGACAATGGTTATACCCGATCTTGCGGATTACACCGTCGACTTCGAGCGCCTGTGGTCGGGTCAATGAACCGAGCATACCTCAAGGGGCAGCTGTATCCATCGCGAAACGCTTCGCAGGCCTACACGGTTATGGGAAGATACCGCGCTTTTCAACAAATGGGGCATTGAACAAGGTAAAAAGCCATGGCGGTAAACAAAACATCGGGTAAGGGTAAATGGATTCTCATCGCAATCATCGTGATCCTTGTGCTGCTCCTCGCCAGTGCGGCGGGCTGGTGGTTCCTGCTACGTCCCTCGGCGGCACCCACGCCAGCGCAAATTGCGAAGGAGCGCGAGGCCAAGGTCAAGTTCATCGATCTTGGCTCTTTGGTAACCAATCTGCAAAGCAGCGATGGCAGCACCCACTATATCCAGGTCGAGGTGCAGCTGAAGACCTACGATCCTTCCATAGACGCCAAGGTCAAGGCCCTGATGCCGGAAATTCGCAATAGCATCCTCCTTCTACTGGCCGCGCAGCATGCCGACCAGGTCGGGCAACCCCAGGTGCGCACGGATCTGCTGAACGAAATCAAAAAACGGGTGAACGGCA from Acidithiobacillus caldus ATCC 51756 carries:
- a CDS encoding flagellar basal body-associated FliL family protein; amino-acid sequence: MAVNKTSGKGKWILIAIIVILVLLLASAAGWWFLLRPSAAPTPAQIAKEREAKVKFIDLGSLVTNLQSSDGSTHYIQVEVQLKTYDPSIDAKVKALMPEIRNSILLLLAAQHADQVGQPQVRTDLLNEIKKRVNGILDSDGGTLPAAQTSAKQPIAAVYFSSFVIQ
- a CDS encoding GGDEF domain-containing protein → MSTVNATEIARETLRHLANRKAAPTPENYARVYHEVCTEKLGPEAVSETSATAADTSAANACDETEYHWATLLSRWFREWERDQENLTHLQKIMSREQVLKYSSNTTLYHKLTALVKNWEKQPTRRVPPATAGVEEDPIARGSQEAWRELWRRSIFQGLAASLREDGEAAPILRQLEAELNADAPDLQQLLQGSRQLWQRLDQLETDGARLSAALSELVHIFLRNIKSLVEDDRWLLGQMEILESSLHPPLRLQRVQTGVGSLKTLVLQQEQRQSSIGAARRALHDLMTLIFESLENFSQDSAEAQNALAVYSQNLEVAEDWQQIRRIVTGVLETSQRLREKTAGSLAVLKDAREQLRRAQNKIHELEEELATVSALVHVDPLTGALNRRGLAEVFRREKARAERHNQSLVLALVDLDRFKRINDRYGHDLGDRVLINFCETFRRALRATDSFARYGGEELVALLPNSTAEKARSVLERVQDELDRQPTMVRDGSFTVSFSAGITQWRSGMELEDCIIDADKALYAAKAAGRRRVFLSNEL
- a CDS encoding phospholipase D-like domain-containing protein; amino-acid sequence: MPLYIEPNAGPAPILNVIDSARHQLDIGVYYLDDRRILAAVRDAEHRGVDVRIMVEPKPYGMKPWQVQKEVRAIEATGAYFRYVPTRFVSGDGAYRFYHAKYCVNGHEAEIGTANMDWSAFHRNREYLYDTTNPTIVRAVQAVFDADWNRQHAPAWTHRVLVLSPGTSASQLLQVIDQPGTVDVESEELGPYKTILDALATKGKDLRMILPATISTEDRRDVAFLEQHGCQVRLMPKKPIYMHAKMIVGNHLAFIGSENFTQTSLEDNREMGVLLKGWDTLKLEKQFHSDWSQNLDSNAVFAAIRKVGDDKKLVDIGDFWGALFRLAGKSLRK
- a CDS encoding GGDEF domain-containing protein, which gives rise to MVRTKLLSSELPSMGLADDSSRFFEDLLELHGAWQDFWQTWLADDPPLTATRQSERRLLAALHDPETRLPPEHKTLWHELQHECHHLLHQLAGADPSSFCRLPDAKGTLRQVSAFGKTVSDQVIAHSQYLAERDALTGLPNRRQFERDLLREQALVDRGQDCFVAMIDVDGFKFLNDRHGHLLGDRLLTRVAQRLRESLRRYDGLYRFGGDEFIALLPKLHPQCAVGMADRLCRAIERLREDDGSGLSITVSVGLAPLQKGGDPQAILKTADQALYQAKETGRNRAVVSYSMG